The Amaranthus tricolor cultivar Red isolate AtriRed21 chromosome 6, ASM2621246v1, whole genome shotgun sequence genome has a segment encoding these proteins:
- the LOC130815013 gene encoding hydroxyproline O-galactosyltransferase GALT2 isoform X2, producing MKRHKVEPVGPRRFRLSCFLLVLATLYLVFIAFKFPQLLEIASGFSGDDSYVFAKVGVHDEDVRKGSAISMYKDFHHRKLEDNVNQDVELMLLEHQRLGSQSLKPFRYRYGRIANDSSMERNDSIELSVLEKMADEAWTLGSKAWEEIENTDFADISDKIVLDGKPESCPSWLAMSGEDLVSQANITFLPCGLIAGSSITVVGTPHYAHREYVPQLAKFRNGNPLVMVSQFSVELQGLKSVEGEAPPKILHLNPRLRGDWSRRAVIEHNTCYRMQWGKSHRCDGSPSTRDEDLLIDGYRRCEKWMSSDVVDPKESKTTSWLKRFIGRKHKPELLWPYPFAEGKMFILTIRAGIEGYHINVGGRHVTSFPYRMGFTLEDATGLAVQGDVDVHSIYVTSLPSTHPSFSPQRVLEMSEKWKAFPLNKKPIKLFVGVLSATNHFAERMAVRKTWMQSLEINSSKVAVRFFVALSQRKEVNAILKKEAAYFGDIVILPFLDRYELVVLKTIAICEYGVQNVTAEYIMKCDDDTFVRFNTVLQQIQAFSPEKSLYMGNLNLLHRPLRRGKWAVTYEFM from the exons ATGAAGAGACATAAGGTGGAGCCTGTTGGTCCTAGGAGATTTAGATTGTCATGctttttgttggttttagcTACACTGTACTTGGTTTTCATTGCATTCAAGTTTCCTCAACTATTAGAAATTGCTTCTGGGTTTAGTGGGGATGATAGCTATGTTTTTGCTAAAGTAGGTGTACATGATGAAGATGTGAGAAAAGGATCTGCTATTTCCATGTATAAGGATTTTCATCATAGGAAATTGGAGGATAATGTAAACCAGGATGTAGAATTAATGTTGTTGGAACATCAAAGACTTGGGTCTCaatctttaaaaccctttaGATATCGGTATGGTCGAATCGCCAATGATTCGTCAATGGAGAGGAATGATTCTATCGAGTTGTCTGTTTTGGAGAAAATGGCGGATGAGGCTTGGACTTTAGGCTCAAAGGCTTGGGAAGAAATAGAGAATACTGATTTTGCTGATATTAGTGATAAAATTGTTCTTGATGGAAAACCGGAGTCATGTCCTTCATGGTTAGCCATGAGTGGGGAGGATTTGGTGAGTCAAGCCAATATCACATTTCTTCCTTGTGGACTTATTGCAGGCTCTTCTATTACAGTAGTTGGTACACCACATTATGCTCATCGAGAGTATGTACCTCAGCTAGCAAAGTTCAGGAATGGTAATCCGTTGGTCATGGTTTCGCAGTTCAGTGTAGAATTGCAAGGGTTGAAGTCTGTGGAAGGGGAAGCTCCACCAAAAATTTTGCATCTTAATCCTAGATTGAGAGGGGATTGGAGTCGCCGAGCAGTCATTGAGCATAACACCTGCTACAGGATGCAATGGGGAAAATCTCATAGATGTGATGGTTCTCCATCAACCAGGGATGAAGATTTGCTCA TTGATGGATACAGGAGATGCGAAAAATGGATGTCAAGTGATGTGGTGGACCCCAAAGAGTCAAAAACAACCTCATGGCTCAAGCGATTTATAGGCCGTAAGCATAAACCAGAGCTTCTCTGGCCATATCCATTTGCAGAGGGTAAAATGTTTATCCTTACCATCCGTGCTGGCATTGAAGGATATCATATCAATGTTGGGGGTCGACATGTTACCTCATTTCCATATCGAATG GGGTTCACTCTTGAAGATGCAACTGGTTTAGCAGTTCAAGGTGATGTGGATGTTCATTCCATATATGTGACGTCGCTGCCTTCTACACATCCCAGTTTCTCTCCCCAACGAGTTTTAGAGATGTCCGAAAAATGGAAAGCTTTCCCTTTGAACAAGAAACCTATTAAACTATTTGTCGGTGTACTATCTGCGACCAATCATTTTGCAGAACGCATGGCAGTTAGAAAAACATGGATGCAGTCCCTAGAGATCAACTCTTCAAAAGTAGCTGTTCGATTTTTTGTTGCATTG AGTCAACGAAAGGAGGTTAACGCGATTTTGAAGAAAGAAGCTGCTTATTTTGGTGACATTGTGATTTTGCCTTTCCTGGATCGTTATGAACTTGTGGTTCTTAAAACAATTGCAATCTGTGAGTATGGG GTTCAAAATGTTACTGCTGAATACATAATGAAATGTGATGATGATACATTTGTGAGATTCAACACTGTGCTGCAGCAAATTCAGGCGTTTTCTCCAGAGAAGTCTCTTTACATGGGAAATTTGAATCTCTTACATCGACCTCTTAGACGCGGCAAATGGGCTGTCACTTATGAG TTCATGTAA
- the LOC130815013 gene encoding hydroxyproline O-galactosyltransferase GALT2 isoform X1, with protein sequence MKRHKVEPVGPRRFRLSCFLLVLATLYLVFIAFKFPQLLEIASGFSGDDSYVFAKVGVHDEDVRKGSAISMYKDFHHRKLEDNVNQDVELMLLEHQRLGSQSLKPFRYRYGRIANDSSMERNDSIELSVLEKMADEAWTLGSKAWEEIENTDFADISDKIVLDGKPESCPSWLAMSGEDLVSQANITFLPCGLIAGSSITVVGTPHYAHREYVPQLAKFRNGNPLVMVSQFSVELQGLKSVEGEAPPKILHLNPRLRGDWSRRAVIEHNTCYRMQWGKSHRCDGSPSTRDEDLLIDGYRRCEKWMSSDVVDPKESKTTSWLKRFIGRKHKPELLWPYPFAEGKMFILTIRAGIEGYHINVGGRHVTSFPYRMGFTLEDATGLAVQGDVDVHSIYVTSLPSTHPSFSPQRVLEMSEKWKAFPLNKKPIKLFVGVLSATNHFAERMAVRKTWMQSLEINSSKVAVRFFVALSQRKEVNAILKKEAAYFGDIVILPFLDRYELVVLKTIAICEYGVQNVTAEYIMKCDDDTFVRFNTVLQQIQAFSPEKSLYMGNLNLLHRPLRRGKWAVTYEEWPEEVYPPYANGPAYIISSDIARFIGDQHTNQRLKLFKMEDVSMGMWVQQFNSSRRVQYSHNWKFCQYGCMQGYYTAHYQSPRQMLCLWDNLAKGRPNCCNF encoded by the exons ATGAAGAGACATAAGGTGGAGCCTGTTGGTCCTAGGAGATTTAGATTGTCATGctttttgttggttttagcTACACTGTACTTGGTTTTCATTGCATTCAAGTTTCCTCAACTATTAGAAATTGCTTCTGGGTTTAGTGGGGATGATAGCTATGTTTTTGCTAAAGTAGGTGTACATGATGAAGATGTGAGAAAAGGATCTGCTATTTCCATGTATAAGGATTTTCATCATAGGAAATTGGAGGATAATGTAAACCAGGATGTAGAATTAATGTTGTTGGAACATCAAAGACTTGGGTCTCaatctttaaaaccctttaGATATCGGTATGGTCGAATCGCCAATGATTCGTCAATGGAGAGGAATGATTCTATCGAGTTGTCTGTTTTGGAGAAAATGGCGGATGAGGCTTGGACTTTAGGCTCAAAGGCTTGGGAAGAAATAGAGAATACTGATTTTGCTGATATTAGTGATAAAATTGTTCTTGATGGAAAACCGGAGTCATGTCCTTCATGGTTAGCCATGAGTGGGGAGGATTTGGTGAGTCAAGCCAATATCACATTTCTTCCTTGTGGACTTATTGCAGGCTCTTCTATTACAGTAGTTGGTACACCACATTATGCTCATCGAGAGTATGTACCTCAGCTAGCAAAGTTCAGGAATGGTAATCCGTTGGTCATGGTTTCGCAGTTCAGTGTAGAATTGCAAGGGTTGAAGTCTGTGGAAGGGGAAGCTCCACCAAAAATTTTGCATCTTAATCCTAGATTGAGAGGGGATTGGAGTCGCCGAGCAGTCATTGAGCATAACACCTGCTACAGGATGCAATGGGGAAAATCTCATAGATGTGATGGTTCTCCATCAACCAGGGATGAAGATTTGCTCA TTGATGGATACAGGAGATGCGAAAAATGGATGTCAAGTGATGTGGTGGACCCCAAAGAGTCAAAAACAACCTCATGGCTCAAGCGATTTATAGGCCGTAAGCATAAACCAGAGCTTCTCTGGCCATATCCATTTGCAGAGGGTAAAATGTTTATCCTTACCATCCGTGCTGGCATTGAAGGATATCATATCAATGTTGGGGGTCGACATGTTACCTCATTTCCATATCGAATG GGGTTCACTCTTGAAGATGCAACTGGTTTAGCAGTTCAAGGTGATGTGGATGTTCATTCCATATATGTGACGTCGCTGCCTTCTACACATCCCAGTTTCTCTCCCCAACGAGTTTTAGAGATGTCCGAAAAATGGAAAGCTTTCCCTTTGAACAAGAAACCTATTAAACTATTTGTCGGTGTACTATCTGCGACCAATCATTTTGCAGAACGCATGGCAGTTAGAAAAACATGGATGCAGTCCCTAGAGATCAACTCTTCAAAAGTAGCTGTTCGATTTTTTGTTGCATTG AGTCAACGAAAGGAGGTTAACGCGATTTTGAAGAAAGAAGCTGCTTATTTTGGTGACATTGTGATTTTGCCTTTCCTGGATCGTTATGAACTTGTGGTTCTTAAAACAATTGCAATCTGTGAGTATGGG GTTCAAAATGTTACTGCTGAATACATAATGAAATGTGATGATGATACATTTGTGAGATTCAACACTGTGCTGCAGCAAATTCAGGCGTTTTCTCCAGAGAAGTCTCTTTACATGGGAAATTTGAATCTCTTACATCGACCTCTTAGACGCGGCAAATGGGCTGTCACTTATGAG GAGTGGCCGGAAGAAGTTTATCCTCCTTACGCTAATGGTCCAGCTTATATAATTTCCAGTGATATTGCTAGGTTCATTGGAGATCAGCATACAAACCAACGCTTAAAG TTGTTCAAGATGGAAGATGTGAGCATGGGCATGTGGGTTCAGCAGTTCAACAGTTCTCGTCGAGTCCAGTATTCGCACAACTGGAAGTTTTGCCAGTATGGATGCATGCAAGGGTATTACACTGCACATTATCAGTCCCCAAGACAGATGCTTTGCCTGTGGGATAATTTGGCCAAGGGCCGTCCTAATTGCTGCAACTTTTGA